The following proteins are encoded in a genomic region of Rhizobium sp. ZPR4:
- a CDS encoding IclR family transcriptional regulator, with the protein MDAINDDAIARRARGLDRAFEILDFLRMHRAPLKPNEIATHIGAPRSSVYELVNVLLRNGILEYTDSEKRVYLGRKLYLLGAAYEDQFDFMAECDKVLERIATETRETAQFCMLDGNKYTVVRMREGARPFRISSDVGHRVPIPWTASGRLLVAHMSDNEIIDFIPKEDFLLPNAQWLEPAVFIREVREAEAAGEFTFNSIVDSFTHCFAVPIKDDTGRHSATICLVAPREDGIRNRAHYLAVLKEHAEALGALQLSSRRSAANHPARPGP; encoded by the coding sequence ATGGATGCCATAAACGACGATGCGATCGCCAGGCGCGCGCGGGGGCTTGATCGGGCCTTCGAGATCCTCGACTTCCTTCGCATGCATCGCGCGCCCTTAAAACCGAACGAGATCGCTACTCATATCGGTGCACCGCGATCATCGGTCTACGAGTTGGTCAATGTGCTGCTGCGCAACGGCATCCTGGAATATACCGACAGCGAAAAACGCGTCTATCTCGGACGCAAGCTGTATCTTCTGGGGGCGGCTTACGAGGATCAGTTCGATTTCATGGCCGAATGCGACAAGGTTCTTGAGCGTATCGCGACCGAAACACGCGAAACGGCGCAATTCTGCATGCTAGACGGTAACAAATATACCGTCGTGCGGATGCGCGAGGGCGCCAGACCGTTTCGTATTTCTTCTGATGTCGGTCACCGTGTCCCGATACCCTGGACCGCGTCCGGGCGCCTGCTCGTCGCCCACATGAGCGATAATGAAATCATCGACTTTATTCCGAAAGAGGACTTCCTGCTGCCGAATGCTCAGTGGCTGGAACCGGCGGTTTTCATTCGCGAAGTACGAGAGGCCGAAGCAGCCGGTGAATTCACCTTCAATAGCATCGTCGACAGCTTCACCCACTGTTTTGCCGTGCCGATCAAGGATGACACTGGCCGCCATTCTGCGACGATCTGCCTTGTCGCACCAAGGGAAGACGGAATACGCAACCGCGCACATTATCTCGCTGTTCTGAAAGAACATGCCGAAGCCCTCGGCGCGCTGCAATTGTCAAGCCGCCGCTCGGCCGCAAACCACCCTGCGAGACCTGGCCCTTAA
- a CDS encoding MEKHLA domain-containing protein — protein MTDRPESNPVDLSVDDAFFELLTGSFQRIVGVPLANPQAGPDWLYNEAPFVVLAHNRDADPRFVYANKAAQNCFEYPWDEFVTLPSRLSAELPNRAERQQLLDAVTRNGFISDYRGLRIAKSGRRFWIEEGIVWQLVDRDGNLRGQAATFSKWEDA, from the coding sequence ATGACTGACAGGCCTGAAAGCAATCCCGTCGATTTATCGGTTGATGATGCCTTTTTCGAACTTCTGACCGGCAGTTTTCAACGCATTGTCGGCGTTCCACTCGCCAATCCGCAAGCAGGGCCAGATTGGCTCTATAATGAGGCGCCTTTCGTGGTCCTTGCCCATAACAGGGATGCCGATCCGCGTTTCGTCTATGCCAACAAAGCGGCCCAGAATTGCTTCGAATATCCTTGGGACGAGTTCGTAACGCTGCCCTCGCGGCTTTCGGCGGAGCTTCCCAATCGCGCGGAGCGTCAGCAGCTGCTGGACGCGGTGACTCGCAACGGCTTCATCTCCGACTATCGCGGCCTGAGAATTGCGAAATCCGGACGACGGTTTTGGATCGAGGAGGGCATCGTCTGGCAGCTCGTGGACCGAGACGGCAATTTGCGCGGGCAGGCGGCGACATTTTCCAAATGGGAAGATGCATAG
- the phnX gene encoding phosphonoacetaldehyde hydrolase, which translates to MSQLKAVVFDWAGTVIDFGSFAPMGVFVEAFSRFGIEVTIAEAREPMGRPKWDHIDAMLKQPRIRNLWSARHGKAPTSADVDAVYEVFVPMNEEVVHKFADLVPGTTDVVGALRQRGMKIGSTTGYTRSIMERVLPLAKEQGYEVDNLVCAGDLPHGRPTPMNMYKCFLDLDVWPAQAVVKVDDTGVGIDEGVAAGCWTVGVVLSGNEAGLTPQEIAAMAPEALAKVRERAAGVLKAQGAHYIIDTVADLVPVIDDIERRLAAGERP; encoded by the coding sequence GTGAGCCAGTTAAAAGCCGTTGTCTTCGATTGGGCCGGGACGGTCATCGATTTCGGGTCCTTCGCGCCCATGGGCGTTTTCGTCGAAGCCTTCAGCCGCTTCGGCATCGAGGTCACCATCGCGGAAGCGCGTGAGCCGATGGGTCGGCCGAAGTGGGATCATATCGACGCCATGTTGAAGCAGCCGCGCATCCGCAACCTGTGGTCCGCGCGTCACGGTAAGGCCCCGACCTCAGCCGATGTCGACGCCGTCTACGAGGTTTTCGTGCCGATGAACGAAGAGGTCGTACACAAGTTCGCCGATCTCGTGCCCGGCACGACCGACGTCGTTGGTGCGCTCCGCCAGCGTGGAATGAAGATCGGCTCAACGACGGGCTACACCCGCTCGATCATGGAGCGCGTCTTGCCGCTTGCGAAAGAGCAGGGCTATGAGGTCGACAACCTCGTCTGTGCCGGCGACCTACCGCATGGGCGCCCGACGCCGATGAACATGTACAAATGCTTTCTCGATCTCGATGTCTGGCCGGCACAGGCGGTGGTCAAGGTTGACGATACCGGCGTGGGCATCGACGAAGGTGTTGCGGCCGGCTGCTGGACTGTTGGCGTTGTGCTGAGCGGCAACGAGGCAGGGCTCACCCCACAGGAGATCGCGGCCATGGCGCCGGAGGCGCTTGCCAAGGTTCGCGAGCGTGCCGCCGGTGTGTTGAAGGCACAGGGCGCGCATTACATCATCGACACGGTTGCCGATCTTGTGCCTGTCATCGACGACATCGAGCGTCGCCTGGCGGCCGGTGAGCGGCCGTAA
- a CDS encoding TIGR03364 family FAD-dependent oxidoreductase encodes MANRYDLAVVGAGIVGIGVALAAVRQGKNVVVIERNAKAVGASIRNFGFVTITGQKAGAHWERAMRTRDIWAEIADEAGIPLIHRGLVMPARRSEAAVVVDAFVKTPMGEKCRLITKAEAGDLVPSLRLDGVETVLYSPHELRVESSEALPKLAAWLEAGHNVDFRWSTAVHAIDGTRVETSHGTIEAEAVVVCPGDDFSTLFPEVIARHPLTICTLQMLRVAPAQPSRFGAAVMSDMSLARYEGFADLPEAQALKGRLDLEEAESRAAGVHLIAVQSADGSLVVGDSHVYGNAQQPFASERFDRLILDEFDRVFDLPGRTVVNRWIGTYASSKERTVLVERPADHVRLVMVTGGTGASTGFALGEQVIDDLYASTSRSWE; translated from the coding sequence ATGGCGAATAGGTATGATCTTGCGGTTGTCGGTGCGGGCATTGTCGGCATCGGCGTTGCGCTGGCTGCTGTGCGCCAAGGCAAGAACGTCGTCGTCATCGAGCGCAATGCCAAGGCTGTCGGTGCATCCATCCGCAATTTCGGCTTCGTCACCATCACCGGACAAAAGGCGGGCGCCCATTGGGAACGGGCCATGCGCACCCGCGATATCTGGGCGGAAATCGCCGATGAGGCTGGTATTCCGCTCATCCATCGCGGTCTGGTCATGCCCGCGCGACGTTCCGAGGCAGCCGTCGTGGTGGATGCGTTCGTGAAGACGCCGATGGGCGAAAAGTGCCGCCTGATAACGAAAGCAGAGGCTGGCGATCTTGTGCCGAGCCTGCGTCTCGATGGCGTCGAGACGGTTCTTTACAGTCCGCACGAGCTGCGCGTGGAATCCTCCGAGGCACTGCCGAAGCTCGCCGCCTGGCTCGAGGCGGGACACAATGTCGACTTCCGTTGGAGCACGGCTGTTCACGCCATCGATGGCACGCGGGTTGAGACCAGCCATGGCACGATCGAGGCGGAAGCCGTCGTCGTCTGCCCCGGCGACGATTTCTCGACGCTCTTCCCCGAGGTCATCGCCAGGCATCCGCTCACGATCTGCACGCTGCAGATGCTGCGCGTCGCACCTGCCCAGCCGAGCCGGTTCGGAGCTGCGGTCATGTCTGATATGAGTCTTGCCCGTTACGAAGGCTTTGCCGACCTGCCGGAGGCGCAAGCGCTCAAAGGCCGGCTCGATTTGGAAGAGGCCGAAAGCCGCGCCGCCGGCGTTCATCTGATCGCCGTCCAATCGGCCGACGGTTCGCTCGTCGTTGGCGATAGCCACGTCTATGGTAACGCGCAGCAACCATTCGCCAGCGAGCGCTTCGACCGGCTGATCCTCGATGAATTCGATCGCGTGTTCGACCTTCCGGGCCGCACCGTCGTCAATCGCTGGATCGGCACCTATGCCTCCTCGAAGGAGCGGACGGTACTGGTCGAGCGTCCCGCCGATCATGTCCGCCTCGTCATGGTGACCGGCGGAACGGGTGCTTCGACCGGCTTTGCACTTGGCGAGCAGGTCATCGACGACCTCTATGCTTCAACGTCTCGTTCTTGGGAGTAA
- a CDS encoding LysR family transcriptional regulator: MPSVTLAQMKAVEALARTGKFSRAAEDLGISQPSVSTQIQSFEELCRTRVFIRDGHNVSIAPSAVDLIAKIRITLKCLGEVDRAITDTTSLNTGTISIGFSAHRLIMPILTAFVREYPSLRLTTRGGPSLDLADAVLRGELDVAAVSQVAPDNRFSSLRLHESRVAIYGRKGDPMLAKGRLTLADLDGRDMVLWNKASGTRTLLEDAASKQGVRLKPVLEVATLDVAYAAAAAGIGLAISIEGEVPPDDHIEVVPLVEPELAIGHYLVTLPECRDHAAIQAFFDVAKEHAREVDGGLPST; the protein is encoded by the coding sequence ATGCCGTCTGTTACGCTTGCGCAAATGAAAGCCGTCGAAGCATTGGCGCGTACGGGAAAGTTCTCCCGCGCGGCCGAGGACCTTGGCATCAGCCAGCCCTCGGTTTCGACGCAGATCCAGTCGTTTGAGGAGCTTTGCCGCACCCGCGTCTTCATCCGCGATGGTCACAATGTCAGCATCGCGCCGTCGGCAGTCGATCTGATCGCCAAGATCCGGATCACGCTGAAATGCCTGGGCGAGGTCGATCGCGCAATCACCGACACGACGTCGCTGAATACCGGCACGATCTCGATCGGCTTTAGCGCGCACCGCCTGATCATGCCGATCCTGACGGCTTTCGTTCGCGAATATCCCTCCCTGCGTCTGACGACGCGCGGTGGGCCTTCGCTTGATCTGGCCGATGCCGTGCTGCGTGGCGAACTCGATGTCGCGGCCGTCTCGCAGGTCGCGCCGGACAATCGCTTCTCCTCGCTGCGGCTGCATGAATCCCGCGTGGCGATCTATGGCCGCAAGGGCGATCCGATGCTGGCGAAGGGTCGACTGACGCTTGCCGATCTCGACGGTCGCGACATGGTGCTCTGGAACAAGGCGTCCGGCACTCGCACGCTTCTCGAGGATGCTGCCTCAAAGCAGGGCGTGCGGCTGAAGCCGGTGCTCGAAGTCGCGACGCTCGACGTTGCCTATGCCGCCGCCGCCGCTGGCATAGGGCTCGCAATCTCCATCGAGGGTGAAGTGCCGCCCGACGATCATATCGAGGTGGTACCCTTGGTCGAACCGGAGCTGGCGATCGGTCACTACCTCGTCACTTTGCCGGAATGCCGCGACCACGCCGCCATCCAGGCCTTTTTCGACGTGGCGAAAGAGCATGCGCGCGAAGTCGATGGCGGGCTGCCTTCGACGTGA
- a CDS encoding ABC transporter permease subunit, which translates to MLIWSKSGRLLVWAFVVPLFAVVYGLPITVIALASISGQWNDILPSKLTLVHYANAFRSDSFDSLKASIITGAIASVAALVSGTWAALALRKMKPLRKRALDLIFFVPSAVPSVSIGLGLLVAFSQPPLLLNGTRTIVLIAHFVLISAFTYGNVSAGLARLPVECEQIAESLGARPFYRLRRVTLPLLMPYLVAAFSLSFAMSMGELGATVMVYPPGWVTLPVNIFALSDRGAIFDAATLTMILGVATLIVLWGLSRLSNRSVLR; encoded by the coding sequence GTGCTGATATGGTCTAAGTCCGGTCGGCTTCTGGTCTGGGCATTCGTCGTGCCACTCTTCGCCGTCGTCTATGGCCTGCCGATCACCGTCATTGCGCTTGCCAGCATCAGCGGGCAGTGGAATGACATACTGCCGAGCAAGCTGACGCTGGTGCATTATGCCAACGCCTTTCGCAGCGACTCCTTCGACAGCCTGAAGGCAAGCATCATCACCGGAGCGATCGCAAGCGTCGCGGCACTCGTCAGCGGCACCTGGGCGGCTCTGGCTCTTCGCAAGATGAAGCCATTGCGCAAGCGTGCGCTCGATCTGATCTTCTTCGTACCGAGCGCCGTCCCATCCGTCTCTATCGGCTTGGGCCTGCTGGTCGCCTTCAGTCAGCCGCCGCTGCTCCTGAATGGCACGCGAACGATCGTGCTGATCGCGCATTTCGTGCTGATCTCGGCCTTCACCTACGGCAATGTCTCGGCCGGCCTGGCGCGTCTGCCGGTCGAATGCGAGCAGATCGCCGAGAGCCTCGGTGCGCGTCCGTTCTATCGGCTGCGCCGCGTTACGTTGCCGCTGCTGATGCCCTATCTGGTCGCAGCCTTCAGCCTCAGCTTCGCAATGTCGATGGGTGAACTGGGGGCGACCGTCATGGTCTATCCGCCGGGCTGGGTTACCTTGCCGGTCAATATTTTCGCGCTCTCCGACCGCGGCGCCATCTTCGATGCCGCAACGCTGACGATGATCCTGGGTGTGGCGACCTTGATCGTGCTCTGGGGCCTGTCGCGGCTTTCCAACCGGTCCGTCCTGCGTTGA
- a CDS encoding 2-aminoethylphosphonate ABC transporter permease subunit: protein MADIAAGSIAHRPGWDRLWSVPPLLILAILFFYPLGLIIRQSLGDPGTLSFAAFEEVLSSREFHDGLQHTIVIALGSTAGCIVLGFIFSLVIAFVPFPGAKFCGRLIDTFIALPTFLVTLAFTFIYGSAGLLNEGLMRLMQVDLPPVDFLYSQWGVILAETTVYTPFVMRPLLATFSQIDQAQIEVASSLGAKPWRIVRQVILPAAMPALIAGGSLCLLLTVNEFGIVLFIGAKGVITLPVLIYAKAIQEFDYTTACVIAVVNVVLSLGLYSLYRAVIAHFGGNRADMV, encoded by the coding sequence ATGGCTGATATCGCTGCCGGATCGATTGCGCACCGTCCAGGCTGGGACCGCCTCTGGAGCGTGCCGCCGCTTCTCATCCTGGCGATCTTGTTCTTCTACCCGCTGGGGCTCATTATCAGGCAGTCGCTGGGTGATCCCGGCACTCTGTCGTTTGCAGCATTCGAGGAGGTGTTGTCGTCCCGCGAATTTCATGACGGGTTGCAGCACACGATCGTCATTGCGCTCGGTTCGACGGCGGGATGCATCGTGCTCGGCTTCATCTTCTCGCTTGTCATCGCTTTCGTGCCTTTTCCCGGCGCGAAGTTCTGCGGGCGGTTGATCGATACTTTCATCGCGCTGCCGACCTTTCTGGTGACGCTCGCCTTCACTTTCATTTACGGCTCGGCCGGCCTTCTCAATGAAGGCCTGATGCGGCTGATGCAGGTTGATTTGCCACCTGTCGACTTTCTCTATTCGCAGTGGGGTGTGATCCTGGCGGAAACGACCGTTTATACCCCTTTCGTCATGCGGCCGCTGCTTGCCACCTTCTCGCAGATCGACCAGGCGCAGATCGAGGTCGCGAGCAGCCTCGGTGCCAAGCCCTGGCGCATCGTGCGGCAGGTCATCCTTCCTGCGGCAATGCCGGCTTTGATCGCCGGCGGCAGCCTCTGCTTGCTCTTGACGGTCAACGAGTTCGGCATCGTACTCTTCATCGGCGCCAAGGGCGTCATTACGCTGCCTGTGCTCATCTACGCAAAGGCGATCCAGGAGTTCGATTACACCACGGCCTGCGTCATTGCCGTCGTCAACGTTGTGCTGTCGCTCGGTCTTTATAGCCTCTATCGGGCTGTCATCGCTCATTTCGGAGGCAATCGTGCTGATATGGTCTAA
- a CDS encoding ABC transporter ATP-binding protein, with protein MAMANTKPSESGRPTETSAASAKRIAFENVSVAYNGLTVLDSLNLTVNPGEIVALIGPSGSGKTTALRAVAGFVRPSGGRIMIGDRDVTNLAPYDRDIGMVVQNYALFPHMRVEENVAFGLRARHTPEEIIRVRVPEALAMVGMAAYAKRYPRELSGGQQQRVAIARAIAIRPQVLLLDEPLSALDAQIRRSMVDELARLHRELPSLTVLYVTHDQSEALTLANHIGIMRDGKLRAFGDAQSLFRYPPNRFSAEFLGRANLLEVKGVQPLDDQRAQVRFGDQVLVARNHHRLSAGSDCLLCARPHDFRLDAPQGDSNRLTGVVRSVQWQGDTHNVTLDIAGQEVRMSSAPMSVPPVPGAMLTVHFNPADVTLVPEDGRHG; from the coding sequence ATGGCGATGGCGAACACCAAGCCATCCGAGAGCGGGCGGCCGACGGAAACGTCGGCCGCATCAGCCAAGCGGATCGCCTTCGAGAATGTGTCCGTTGCCTATAACGGCCTCACCGTTCTCGACTCGCTGAACCTGACCGTCAATCCGGGCGAGATCGTCGCCCTGATCGGCCCGTCCGGCTCGGGAAAGACGACGGCGCTGCGCGCCGTGGCGGGTTTCGTCCGTCCGTCGGGCGGCCGCATCATGATCGGCGACCGCGATGTCACCAATCTCGCGCCCTATGACCGCGATATCGGCATGGTGGTGCAGAACTACGCGCTCTTTCCGCATATGCGGGTGGAAGAAAATGTTGCCTTCGGGCTGCGGGCTCGCCACACACCGGAGGAGATCATTCGGGTGCGCGTCCCGGAAGCTCTGGCCATGGTCGGCATGGCGGCCTATGCCAAGCGCTATCCGCGCGAGCTTTCCGGCGGCCAGCAGCAACGCGTCGCCATTGCCCGCGCCATCGCCATCCGTCCGCAGGTGCTATTGCTCGACGAGCCGTTGTCGGCGCTCGATGCGCAGATCCGCCGCTCGATGGTCGATGAGCTCGCAAGGCTGCATCGCGAGCTGCCGTCGCTTACCGTGCTCTATGTCACGCACGACCAGTCGGAAGCGCTGACGCTTGCCAATCATATCGGCATCATGCGCGACGGAAAGCTTCGGGCTTTCGGTGATGCTCAGTCGCTGTTTCGCTATCCGCCGAACCGCTTCTCGGCGGAATTTCTCGGCCGGGCCAATCTTCTCGAAGTCAAGGGCGTGCAGCCGCTCGACGACCAACGGGCTCAGGTGAGGTTCGGCGATCAGGTATTGGTTGCCCGTAACCATCATCGTCTATCCGCGGGCAGCGATTGCCTGCTTTGCGCCAGGCCGCATGATTTCCGCCTCGATGCACCGCAGGGCGACAGCAACCGCCTGACCGGCGTCGTGCGCAGCGTGCAATGGCAGGGCGATACCCACAATGTCACCCTCGATATTGCCGGGCAGGAAGTCCGCATGTCCTCGGCGCCGATGAGCGTGCCGCCTGTTCCCGGCGCGATGCTGACGGTTCATTTCAATCCCGCCGACGTCACCCTCGTGCCGGAGGATGGCCGTCATGGCTGA
- a CDS encoding 2-aminoethylphosphonate ABC transporter substrate-binding protein, with protein MKTKSIFALAGLLASVALPAMAADNVVTIYSADGLHDGTPSWYGNEFDAFTKATGIKVQYVEAGSSGVVDRLSKEKSNTQADVLVTLPPFVQKAASEGLLETYAPKGADKIETRDKDPKGFYVAMINNYPNFIYNGSVLKTAPATYQDLLDSKFKQKIQYSTPGQAGDGTALMLQAFHAFGGKVAGLDYLKKLQVNNLGPSASTGKLTALVNKGELYVANGDLQMNLAQQADNPNIKIFFPAGPDGKKTAFSLPYYVALVSAAPHSENGKKLIDFLLSEDAQKDVSAVAQGLPVRTDIHPTDENFKKLHAIMDGIEIWTPDWNKVLADLKQDVDAYGKAIASN; from the coding sequence ATGAAAACGAAATCCATTTTTGCGCTTGCAGGCCTGCTGGCCTCCGTCGCCCTGCCGGCCATGGCCGCCGACAATGTCGTCACCATCTACAGCGCCGACGGCCTGCATGACGGCACGCCGAGCTGGTACGGAAACGAATTCGACGCCTTCACCAAGGCGACCGGCATCAAGGTTCAGTATGTCGAGGCTGGTTCGAGCGGCGTCGTTGACCGTCTGTCGAAGGAAAAGTCCAACACCCAGGCCGACGTTCTCGTCACCCTGCCACCCTTCGTGCAGAAGGCTGCAAGCGAAGGTCTGCTCGAAACCTATGCGCCGAAGGGCGCCGACAAGATCGAAACACGCGACAAGGATCCGAAGGGGTTCTACGTCGCCATGATCAACAACTATCCGAACTTCATCTACAACGGCTCGGTTCTGAAGACGGCGCCTGCGACCTATCAGGATCTGCTCGATTCCAAGTTCAAGCAGAAGATCCAGTATTCCACGCCCGGCCAGGCCGGTGACGGCACCGCCCTGATGCTGCAGGCATTCCACGCCTTCGGCGGCAAGGTTGCCGGCCTCGATTACCTGAAGAAGCTGCAGGTCAACAATCTCGGCCCGTCCGCTTCCACCGGCAAGCTTACCGCGCTCGTCAACAAGGGCGAACTCTACGTCGCCAACGGCGACCTGCAAATGAACCTGGCGCAGCAGGCCGACAATCCGAACATCAAGATCTTCTTCCCGGCCGGTCCGGATGGCAAGAAGACCGCCTTCTCGCTGCCCTATTACGTCGCTCTCGTATCTGCTGCGCCGCATTCGGAAAACGGCAAGAAGCTGATCGACTTCCTGCTGAGCGAAGATGCGCAGAAGGATGTCAGCGCCGTTGCACAGGGTTTGCCTGTTCGCACCGACATCCATCCGACGGATGAAAACTTCAAGAAGCTGCATGCCATCATGGACGGCATCGAAATCTGGACGCCGGACTGGAACAAGGTGCTCGCTGACCTCAAGCAGGATGTCGACGCCTACGGCAAGGCGATCGCGAGCAACTGA
- a CDS encoding TetR/AcrR family transcriptional regulator has translation MTVTDRPRPRTKPPEIRREELMDAAQRLFLEKGFAATSVAEIVDAADVAKGTFYLYFQTKDDVLKALQARFIELFCERIDAIARASASDSWVRRLDVLMEACVLGYLDEVALHDLVFHEFQPTKRDMKRANPLVSRLTSFLIEGHAAGAFVFVDARLTAVMLFNSMHSAVDDCLADGPDVDRRKLVAAVTDFCRRSISG, from the coding sequence GTGACCGTTACAGATCGTCCGCGTCCGCGCACCAAGCCGCCGGAAATTCGGCGTGAGGAATTGATGGACGCCGCACAGCGACTGTTTCTGGAGAAGGGGTTTGCCGCGACCAGTGTTGCGGAGATCGTCGATGCCGCGGACGTCGCCAAGGGTACTTTCTACCTTTATTTTCAGACCAAGGACGATGTCCTTAAAGCCCTGCAAGCGCGTTTCATCGAGCTCTTTTGCGAAAGGATCGATGCCATCGCCAGAGCGTCTGCCTCTGACAGTTGGGTGCGGCGGCTCGACGTTTTGATGGAGGCCTGCGTGCTTGGCTATCTAGACGAGGTCGCGCTCCACGATCTGGTGTTTCATGAGTTTCAGCCGACGAAGCGGGACATGAAGCGGGCCAATCCCCTTGTCAGCCGCCTGACGTCCTTCCTCATCGAAGGTCATGCCGCCGGCGCGTTCGTCTTTGTCGATGCCCGGCTCACAGCCGTCATGCTGTTCAATTCCATGCACAGCGCGGTGGATGACTGTCTGGCCGATGGGCCTGATGTCGATCGGCGCAAACTCGTTGCGGCTGTGACCGATTTCTGTCGAAGATCCATAAGCGGTTAG